From the genome of Uranotaenia lowii strain MFRU-FL chromosome 1, ASM2978415v1, whole genome shotgun sequence, one region includes:
- the LOC129755219 gene encoding dolichyl-diphosphooligosaccharide--protein glycosyltransferase 48 kDa subunit — MSPLWTLVTGLVLLVCARPARAEPGETLVLLDNLAIRETHSIFFKGLQERGYKLTYKLADDANLVLSKYGEFLYKHLILFAPSVEEFGGSLSVETITDFVDNGGNVLVAGSSSAGDALRELASECGFEVDEENAAVIDHLNYDVSDAGDHTLIVASPENLIDSEIIVGKKNVGPLLYKGTGLLADKENPLVLQLLTADSTAYSYIPDSPIKEYPHAVGKGTLLIAALQARNNARVVFSGSLYFFSDEAFLSAVTRVQDGKLHSKSGNQDVANAISGWVFGENGVIRVKSVTHHKEGESSPPASYTITDPVVYTIEIETLAAASGKWQPFQANDVQLEFVRIDPFVRTTLKSIGGGRYQAKFKIPDVYGVYQFKVNYDRIGYTQLYSTTQVSVRPLTHTQYERFIPSAYPYYVSAFSMMVGVFLFSFLFLHFKDEGVTGKTGSEKKSQ; from the exons ATGTCTCCACTCTGGACATTAGTAACGGGATTGGTGCTTTTGGTTTGTGCCAGACCCGCTCGAGCCGAACCTGGTGAAACGCTGGTGCTGCTGGACAATCTGGCTATCCGGGAAACgcactcgatttttttcaaaggacTGCAAG AACGCGGCTATAAGCTGACCTACAAACTGGCCGATGACGCCAACCTGGTTTTGTCCAAGTACGGGGAATTCTTGTACAAGCATCTGATCCTGTTTGCTCCCTCGGTGGAAGAGTTTGGAGGATCCCTGAGCGTGGAAACGATTACCGATTTCGTGGACAACGGAGGGAACGTGCTGGTGGCCGGTAGTTCAAGCGCTGGGGATGCCTTGAGGGAGCTGGCCAGCGAATGTGGCTTCGAAGTGGACGAGGAAAACGCAGCCgttatcgatcatctgaactacGATGTTTCGGATGCTGGGGATCACACGTTGATTGTGGCTTCACCGGAAAATCTGATCGATTCGGAGATCATTGTCGGTAAAAAGAATGTTGGCCCGTTGCTATACAAGGGAACCGGACTGTTGGCCGATAAGGAAAATCCATTGGTGCTGCAACTGTTGACGGCCGATAGTACTGCGTATAGCTACATTCCGGATTCTCCGATCAAGGAGTACCCACATGCTGTTGGCAAAGGAACTCTGCTGATTGCAGCCCTTCAAGCCCGAAACAATGCTCGGGTTGTGTTCTCCGGATCGTTGTACTTCTTCTCGGATGAAGCTTTCTTGTCGGCTGTTACTCGAGTTCAGGATGGAAAGTTGCATTCCAAATCCGGTAATCAGGATGTAGCGAATGCTATCAGCGGATGGGTGTTTGGCGAAAATGGCGTTATCCGAGTTAAATCGGTTACCCATCACAAGGAGGGAGAATCGAGCCCGCCAGCTTCGTACACCATCACCGATCCCGTCGTGTACACCATCGAAATCGAGACTCTAGCCGCGGCCAGTGGCAAATGGCAACCCTTCCAGGCCAACGATGTTCAGTTGGAGTTTGTCCGCATCGATCCGTTCGTCCGCACCACGCTGAAATCGATCGGCGGAGGTCGCTACCAGGCCAAGTTCAAAATTCCGGACGTTTACGGGGTGTACCAGTTCAAGGTCAACTACGATCGGATCGGTTACACGCAGCTGTACTCGACGACCCAGGTCAGCGTGAGACCACTTACCCATACCCAGTACGAGCGATTCATTCCGAGCGCCTATCCGTACTACGTGAGCGCCTTCTCGATGATGGTGGGCGTGTTCCTATTTTCGTTCCTGTTCCTGCACTTCAAGGACGAAGGCGTCACCGGAAAGACCGGCTCGGAAAAGAAGTCTCAGTAA